The genome window atttttAAGTCTTAGTGTCTATATCACATCCTATGACACTAAGGAACACTGGGTTAACCTGCTGTTTGAGCAGGCTGGTCCTGTCTGCCTTGGCATTGCGCAACATCCTCCTCATGTGATCCAGCTGTCGCTCCAGCTTCACACAGCGAGACTCTGCAGCAGCCAGGTGGGTGATCAACACTGTGGAGAAGAACAATGAGATACCATAAGATACAAAAAAGAAgagataaaaagtaaaaataaataaagtcaggTAAAAAGTTATTATATCTCATTCATACACCCACCTTGGTTGCAGTTGGACTGGCCactcatctctctttctgtgtctgtctgatcaTTTAAGAGTCTCTGTGTGACTTTATTGctctgcagatgtgtgtgtgatgcatctTTCCCCATAGTGTGCATACTGAGCGCTGTATGTCCTTTCTCCAATTCCAACCTCCTGATCTTCTCCTGGAGGTTCCTCAAGGCAGATAAGATCGCtacacatgcccacacacacacacacacacacacacacacacacacggattgtgtgtgagagattaGATGCAAGAATGTGATGCATATTGGGATATACTGATAGATTTCAAACATATTTAGGGCATGATTATAGTCATGGTGTAATAAGATATGATTTTTAGGTTTGGAGAGAAGAATAGGAGGGTAGGAAATGAGCTTAGGGTAATTTGAAAGAATGAATAGATGTCAGTGCAGTTGAGACATTCAAGTTGTGCGGCATCATGTTGCACATGCTGTAACCATGGAGCTCTGAAACACCACAATACCTGAATGGTAACTCTGTAAAGGGAAAAGAACCCACccaccctcccacacacacacacacaccctcccacacacacacaccctcccacacacacacacacacagatgcacaaatTAAAGTTACCTGCACTACTGGTCTCTGGGAATGCCTTGCCAGGTGATGATGGGCGACATGACTGATGTGTGCGTGTTTGAGGTGTGTGATGCACAAGTGTGTCGATGAAGGGACGGTGAACAGGATACTCTTTATAAGATGGGAGTGACAGGCTGTCAGATACTACTCCgctgggtggtggtggtggacagAACAcctgcagaaaaacagcatCCACAATATCTGGCGAATATTgtagatatatacagtatatcttcaATACTGATACCCACAATACATCACTGTAATGGAGATATTGTAGTGGCCATCTCAGCATGAGCAATAACCAGAAAATTAAgtacagaaaatgaaataaatatgagcTAAAGCCTTAAATTCATGCGTTAACTGAACTTAATGTTACAACATGATTTGTTTGTCCTGCtcaagtcaaataaaacaattaaggTGAAACTTTTAGGTCTGCAACATCAGCTGGTCTGAGTTGTAGCAACTGCTGCTAGGTAGCTTTCCGTATAGTCCAGCTAACtctatgtataatatatatgtatatgtataactTTATATAAACGGTGGTGAACAgtttttattcttcattttatgttaaattaGGCAAAATATAGTAACAAGCTACCTTCTCCCGCGTAGCATCTGCAGCGGGTGTTTTTGACAGAGTCTCCATTGAAATGCAGCCAATACAGTTTGCCTCGCTTGTGCTGAACCAGCGAGtaaaatatgctaaatatgctaatgttagtttacagtaaaactACAGCCAATGCCTTTTTAATTACGACAGTCTGCTAGCTAAGCGCCGTCTGGAGCTGCCAGTGCTACTCTGTTGTGTAAAGAAAACATCACTTGACAAAACACATCATCCAGGGTTTCGGAGGGAATGATATATATCCCAGCCTGTCCCGTCTGGTGCTGCGCGCATACACATCAACGTTATGTTTGACAGACAGCTATACTGATGCACctttatgaataaaacaaacGCATACCATTTGCTTACCGGAAATGTAGTTTTTCTTCCGCGGAGATTCTGCAGTTTTAAACGGTGGTGATTCAgaaaaaactacaataactCTGAGCAATCTGTGAGGGGCGGGGAGAAGGTGTGCAAGACTTGCCGGGAATTTTATGGTGAATTTATCAATTCTGGGGCTTAAGAGGAGGTGGGTGGCATGCAATGTTTCTCCCACGTTGTAGCTTATAGCATACACAACAAATACTTATCTAACGTTTAGTATACATATTAATTGTAGATTAGACGCATCCGATATGTAAACGTAAGCTAAGTTCGTGTTAGTTAGCTAATATCGCATTGACAACTTGCACTCAAAGTTCTTCTGCAAAAGtaaaagctaacgttaacttaccATTCAGTTAACTACAAGTTACTGTTAGCTAACAGTGCGACTTTACGAACTGATTattagttagctagctatcaCACAATATAACACAATGTAGTGTAATGTCTCGTAAAATATATTGTTCGGTGACCCCGATTTTATTAACATCTATTAGAAACCCTGACAAAAAATGACTAATGCTTCCATGACATTTCTCATTTAGTCAAGTTCACTGTATTTACTGACTTAACCGTGATATGCGGTATTTCCTAGCTCCTGAAATACGTTATCAACATTTGTCTTAGTTGTAAGTTAGCAGCACCTGTGATATTGTTGTAGCATCTCTGAAATGTATCACAAAATCACTTCTGTGACTTTTCGACAAGAGGTCCAGGGCAAAATGTAACATTACTACATTTTCTGCAGGGAAGCCTTTTGCTGACCACCAGTCGGGTCTAAACAGCTCTCCCATCATCCCACATCATCATGTCCTCGGAGAACACCTTGTGAGTCTGTTTTATAAAGTCACataactttataactttaaaaCCAAATATATTGTGATTGTGCTGGTTGGTTATTAACAGTGCTCCTGAAATCTCccaatgaataataaataatgtttatatcTAGGTAATGTGTAGTGCAGTCTAATGTACAGGTATATCCAAGGTCAGGATAATCTAATGTATGAGCTGTATTTCCTTTTAATGACTGTATTGTGTGTGCGTTTTTTTTAGGGATGATGAGGATACCTTCAAGATCCTGATCGCTACAGATATTCATCTTGGTTACCTTGAGAAGGATGCTATCCGTGGCAATGACTCTTATAACACACTAAATGAGATCCTGAAATGTGCCAAGACGAATCAGGTGTGTGCAAGTTGacgaatgtgtatgtgtatgagggTCAGATGGATGACTCAATAGTAAATCAGATTCATATATATCTCTGTCTGCTTGAATGGATATCCCAGAGTCTACCTATTCTAAATGTCCactgctttctttttccttgtttgtttgcttgcaGGTAGATTTCATCCTGCTGGGTGGTGATTTGTTCCATGAGAACAAGCCGTCACGCCGATGCCTCCACAACTGCATCACTATGCTGAGACGATACTGCATGGGAGACACACCCGTAAACTTCAACATTCTCAGTGACCAGACCGTCAACTTCAACACTACCCAGTCAgtactgctgtgtttgtgtggtcaTTCTTGCAAAACATTGTATTCTTGTTGAATGAATGTTATATTAATGTTGTTATATATGTGCTGTAGGTTCCCCTGGGTTAACTATCAGGATGAAAACCTGAACATCTCTATTCCTGTGTTCAGCATTCATGGTAACCATGACGACCCAACTGGGGTGAGTTACTTCCAGCATAAAAGAAAATTATGAGACACAACACAAGATCTTAATATGCaagtatttgcatttttgtcagTCTGTTTCGttgttcctgtttgttttaatgtcatGGTTACTATATTTTCCTCAAGGCTGAAGGCTTGTGTGCGTTGGATCTGCTAAGTGCTTCTGGTCTTGTCAATCACTTTGGTCACTCCCAGTCAGTGGAGAGGATAGAGATTAGTCCCATCCTCATGCAGAAAGGCAACACTAAGCTAGCCTTATATGGTCTTGGTAAGTGTGTGATTTGTGTATCACAGCGGACTAGTAATATCCATTCTTAAAATAATCTTTGTGTTCTGCTAAGATTAATAAAAGTGTTCATGTTTTGGTCTAAattatgtatgaatgtgtgtgtaggctCAATCCCAGATGAGCGCTTGTACAGGATGTTTGTCAACAACCAGGTAACGATGCTTCGCCCCAAAGAAGACCAAGATGAATGGTTTAACCTCTTCACCATCCACCAGAACAGgtgtgtgcacgcatgtgtATCTTGTTGGAAAGTCTAATCCACTAGGAGGGAAGAGCTGTACATTTTAGAATAGCCACAGGAAAGGTCAGAGCATTAGAGATATATGTTGTCCACAGTgtgatacagtacatactgcAAATTTCCGAATCTGCGACTTAGTCCTTGGTTGTGGCAGTAAGTTTAAGAGGGTAAATAATAGGTTGGCTGCCCATGCTTCGTTCCTCGCTTAGCATGTTCTGGATGCATTGAGGTTAGTTTACCTTGAGTGCATTATCTCACAAAGTCAACCCCTGTTAGTGGTCTTGGGATTTAAACAGCTTATTTTTTCAGTATTACTCCACAtcttgtgttttagttttgaattgttgtcttttctgtctATGTGTTTTCTCTAGGAGTAAGCACGGACCCACTAACTACATTCCTGAGCAGTTCCTGGATGAATTTCTTGACTTGGTGGTGTGGGGACATGAGCATGAGTGTTTGATAGCACCAACCAGAAATGAACAGCAGCTCTTCTATGTGACACAACCTGGTAGCTCTGTAGCTACCTCCCTGTCCCCTGGAGAGGCAACCAAGAagtaaatgaacacacacacacacacacacacacacacacaatgcatagTAAACTCCATATTCTGAGAGTGTTTTAAAGTGATGAAGTAGCCAAAACACTGTATGTGGGGACCTAGGTACATCGGGCTGTTGAGGGTGAAGGGTCGTAAGATGTACCTGCAAAAGATCCCCCTTAAGACTGTGCGTCAGTTCTTCATCCAGGATGTGGTGCTGGCTGACTACCAGGACCTCTTCACAGCTGATACACCCCAGGTCACAAAGAAAGTGGAGAACTTGTGCTATGCAAAGGTAACACTCAAAGTCACCAACAAACATACAGAGCCAGTCTTACATCTATTGCTCAGTCATCTTACCCTTCTTGCTCCTCATTTGTCGCCTTAtaactttctttctgtctgtaacgaaagagtttcccttcggggatcaataaagtatttctgctCATTCTGTAGGTCACAGAGATGTTAGAAAAAGCTGAAAGAGAAAGACTTGGATGTCCGCTCACCCCAGAGAAACCTCTTATTCGCCTCAGGGTAAGATGGACACACTTGCAGCGTGTGTGCACACCTTCATATTCATGCTACATTCACATTCATGCATCTCTTCATTGCCTTCCCAAGGTGGACTACAGTGGAGGCTTTGAGGCGTTCAACACTTCTCGCTTCAGTCAGAAGTTTGTGGACCGTGTAGCCAACCCAAAAGACCTCATTCACTTTCTCAGACGTCGTGAGCAAAAGGAGGACATCAAAGGTctgacacagactaaatacactggTCTTGATCTACAGTATACACCATAAAACGATGTAAAGTATTGTCTATTTGACATGTTTCAATCTTTGTGCTTTTTAGATGAGGTAAATGTTGACTACGGCAAACTGTTAAAAACCACAGCAGTTGAGGGTCTGAGAGTGGAGGATCTGGTTAAAAAGTACTTTGAGGCAGCCGAGCAGGTACTGTACACGCACAGATTTACATTCACATACATGTGGGGTGTCATAACACTTATTTTCATCTATTGTTTCTACCATGTATTCTTTTGAAACGTGCGTGCATATCTCCACAGTCAGTGCAGCTGTCCCTTCTGACCGAGCATGGCATGGGGAAGGCCATTCAGGAGTTTGTAGACAAAGATGAAAAAGGCGCCATTGAGGAGCTGATCACTTACCAGTTAGAGAAGACACAGCGCCACCTCGAGGCCAGAGGAGTAACCACAGAGCAGGATATAGACACAGAGGCAAGGGGGTGGGGCTTGCATGGGAAGTAGGACAGATGAAGTTGATGTTGTACGTCATTATAAGAGTGCatatttttaccttttcagATCCGGCTACTCAGAGACTCCAAAAAGAACACAACTGAGGAAGACAATGAAATCAGAGAAGTAAGTAATGAATGCACACAAGCCTGAAATGCTGTATTGTCTGTTGTTTCTAACTGTGTGtgctttatctctctctttctcaggcTATCAACAGAGCCAAAGCTCACCGTTTGGAGCGTGGCAATGAGCCTCTAGACCTGGATATATCCGATGAGCTCGCTGATGTTGCTATGGACTCTGACGAAGGCTCAGCCCCATTCCCTCCCCCCACTCGAGGCAGGGGGCGCGGAGCCCGGGGTCGTGGTGGCCGGGGAAGGGGGAAAGGTGAGTTATCATATTATCCCTTTTCAAATATGAAGGGAAAATACAGGATCACAGAGAATTACACAGTGGTAAATAGATTTTCCAAAGGTTTATTCAAGAATGTTGGCTTGGAGTGACAGGTTACACCAAACATACACAGATATACAGTGACTGCCTTCCAGACTATTGTGTTAGGGCAGTGCAGAAATATGAACAATTACCAATGCTAATGCTCTGTGTACACACTAGTTAACTGCAAATAGGGCTAcacctaacgattattttttttatcgattaatctaacgattatttctttgattagtcgattattctaatgaataatttatcgattattctaaagattattttttaatacttgattaatataacaattaatttacccaaaataaatgtCCAAAACCTGTCTCgctaatatttcaatattttattcaattatttGCTCATTATTCtgccacaaaaaacattttgtctattgaaaatactttaatatttgaaaaaataaattaatatattaccctatttctagtagattatttcttatgttaccattttaattctacttctAATTTTACTCACAAACTTTACACCCGCGATTCCATTTTCACGACAGCAGGTGAGctgcgtgtggaggaggcttgtagTTAATGACGTCGCCTGTCGAATCAATCGAAACCATCGTGGCACCAAATGACATCAGCACAACGGCATAAGTAGGTCTACATAAACAAGCGACTCTTTCTgcgtgtgtttctctgcagagcatgtgcgactgtcAGTAGACCACACGGGAGGGGTAGAGGGAGGGGAAATTGTGGGGGAGGTTGTAATGCTTCAGCTTGTTCTCCGGGGAATCCATGATTTGATCAGGTACAGCCA of Siniperca chuatsi isolate FFG_IHB_CAS linkage group LG7, ASM2008510v1, whole genome shotgun sequence contains these proteins:
- the mre11a gene encoding double-strand break repair protein MRE11, whose product is MSSENTLDDEDTFKILIATDIHLGYLEKDAIRGNDSYNTLNEILKCAKTNQVDFILLGGDLFHENKPSRRCLHNCITMLRRYCMGDTPVNFNILSDQTVNFNTTQFPWVNYQDENLNISIPVFSIHGNHDDPTGAEGLCALDLLSASGLVNHFGHSQSVERIEISPILMQKGNTKLALYGLGSIPDERLYRMFVNNQVTMLRPKEDQDEWFNLFTIHQNRSKHGPTNYIPEQFLDEFLDLVVWGHEHECLIAPTRNEQQLFYVTQPGSSVATSLSPGEATKKYIGLLRVKGRKMYLQKIPLKTVRQFFIQDVVLADYQDLFTADTPQVTKKVENLCYAKVTEMLEKAERERLGCPLTPEKPLIRLRVDYSGGFEAFNTSRFSQKFVDRVANPKDLIHFLRRREQKEDIKDEVNVDYGKLLKTTAVEGLRVEDLVKKYFEAAEQSVQLSLLTEHGMGKAIQEFVDKDEKGAIEELITYQLEKTQRHLEARGVTTEQDIDTEIRLLRDSKKNTTEEDNEIREAINRAKAHRLERGNEPLDLDISDELADVAMDSDEGSAPFPPPTRGRGRGARGRGGRGRGKGATASEPKPAGRGRSQKSSVTTQSRSIMEAFQAPSQRSSWTGATTSYKVDEVTIDDSDEDISAMKATRPPPKAASSSTFTKYSSQSQSRSSRGVAFDDSDDDDEDDPFKGPNHHTRR